The following nucleotide sequence is from Salvia miltiorrhiza cultivar Shanhuang (shh) chromosome 7, IMPLAD_Smil_shh, whole genome shotgun sequence.
TACCGCACGCTGGTAAGTAAACTTATataagtttaataatttttatcttAGTCTAACTTGTTTCTATTTCTTATATAGCTCAAAGTCAAGATAGAACGGAGAACAATATTGGTTAGTTAGATAATTATTTAGTTACTTAAGCATTTTATATAATTGTTCATTAATCATTTTTACCTACTACCAGGTACTGAAACCCAAGTTCACGGCTCACCATCGAACAGGAGAACTAGGAGTTCTCGTGTTCGTGGACAGACCTCTGCTAGGGCATCTCGTGTTCGTGGACAGACCTCTGGTCTAGGAGCTCGACAGGCATTGAAACATGCCAAAAACAGGTTTAACGTCCAGTTTAGATTTGGTGCGAGAGCAGCTGTATGTGCCAACACCTCAAAGTTCAACAATGAAATTGGAAAAATTTTGCGTACGGATTGTAGTCTCCATTACGATGAGTGGAGGGATGTACCAGAGTCTGTTAGGGCACCTCTGAGGGAGAAACTTCTTGTAAGTAGAATTacgaatttaaattttatttaatgttattgtCATATGAATATTAAGTCAAATGTATATTTACATTGAAATTGCAGACACTCTTCGATATAGATGTTGAAGATCAGAATGTCATACATGTTATCAATAGGCAAATGCAGAGATCTTGGCGTTCCTACCGATACACTCTGCATAAAAAGTTCAAAGAGATTGGAGGAGATGAAGATCCAATCAAGGCCAAGAGCATTGGACATAAAGGAGTTAAAAAGGAGGACTGGGATTATTTGTGTGATTTATGGGCTAGTGAATCATACAAGGTACACAATAATTTAAAGGTAAAATGAATATGTATgtgttattttaataatttagtaTTGTATATGTTATTTCTGTAAAGGAACGAGCCAAGAAGAATGCCATTTCGAGATCAAAAAGAAAGTGGGAATCTAGAAACGGATCCAAGAGTACTTTGCGCCACCATATTGAACGTGGAGTTGAGTTGGATGCTCCAACTGGACAAATTGAGACATGGCGCATTTGTAATTGGCAATCCGACAAGGGATGGTCGTCACCGGAGCTCGAAGCGAAATATGTAAGTATTtaagtattaaattattaatttactattgtaatgccatttttttttacctaAGTGCTCTTGTTATTAGTTCAAGTGAAGCAAGATTAAATATTTGGGATTTATATCTAAATTTAGACCAAAAATGATAGCTTGTagaatattttgtattttagcTAAACTTGGACTTATTTGCtaattaaaaatttgagagGATTTCTTAAAAGTTGTTGGTTAAGACTTGTTTCATTTGTACATGCCTTGTCTTCACTGAATAACTTATATCAACAGGAAGATATGATGCAGCTAAGGCGAGATAATCCACCGGATGAAATGACTGATAAAGAGATCATAGAGAAAGTCCTTGGGCGACAATCAGTACGTTTGAATGGTTGGGGGCGGTCGCCTAGCAAATCTAGAGGCGAGTGTAGCCAAGGCTCAATTCGTCCCTCGTACGAACAACTTCGTGATGAATTAGATGAGAACAGAGAGCATGTTAAAACACTTGAAGATCGGATTCGGATGTTGGAAGAAAGGCTTGAGAATAACAGTGCACATAATTCTTCCATACGACGAGCTCCCTCAGATCACGCTTCCGCACCTTCTAATATGAATGCATCTCCTGCAAGTGATGATGGTTATGATTCAGATGATATTTGTTGATCGACTTTTAGTATATTTGTGAATTCTGCACTTATTTTGCTTGAGGACCTGGTGCTGCTTGATATCTGTGCAAACTCGCCACCCTTTGTAATATGCAAGGGTGTAGGCTTTATTTTCCAATTGTTGGCTGATTTTGCATTTGTTTTCCATTAGCTGCGGTAGTTTTTGACTaaattttcatttgttttgtcATTAGACTCTAATTTTTGGTTAAGCTTttctaattttatattatatagcTTTACTCTCAAGCTCTCATAAACATGCATTGCCTGAACTTTCATTGATCAGATTTTCCTTTAATCTGTTTGGATTCCTTTTCGTCTTTCCTCTACAAAAATTCTGGTCTCTGGAGTTCATGAATGAATTTTTGTGGCCTGCTGGATTGTTCATTAATGGGACCTGCGAATGTTTTCATTTAGAAATGCTCCAAATTAGGCAATTAGTTTTCTTCTAACCCAGGTCTGCAGTAGTTGTTTAGCATGACACAATTTTTCTTTATCTTATACTAAAGTATGCAGATGGTCCTACTGCTAGTTGTTGCACTTTGCATTCTTTACCTGTATGAAGTGGAACTATTTGGTATCCTTTGAAGCCTCTTCAATTTCATGATTAAATTCTAAGCAGCTTTAGAGAAATAACAATTGAGTCAGACAGTACTGATGATTAAAACTTGGACTTATTGTTCATCTTGTTTTTTTTCTGTTCTATAATCATATATGCTTCTTACAGTAACTTAAACTACCAACAGTTTGGCttgttaataattttttgataCAAACACttgataaattatgaaatatatatataatctaataAAATATCACGTTGTAGTGTAATTTTTTGATACAAACACttgataaattatgaaatatatatatactctaaTAAAATATCACTAAAACAATaaacagtatatatatattacgaaTAGTAAATAATGTTAATAATCTATATCTCCTTAATTCAAATACcatccttttctttttattaggAAATAAGTTGGTTGTTCTAAAAAGATTTGTTTTAGATTCTTTTGACTATTTCATGTATATCTCCTGATTTTGTTAGCCAAATCTACAATGTAAtctctatatatatttgaattattGAGCTGAGTGGTCATGTCTCTTCTCCTTCTACTGTAGTAAATTCATGTGATTAATCTAATCTGCACACATTCAGCGTCACAGCCGCTCTCCTCTCTCGTGACCGTCTTCTCCGGCTCGTCCAGCTCCAGTCCGGACGGCAGACCGTCTTCTCCAGTCGGTGGCGCCGACAGCCCCGCCACTGTGAGCACGAGCGTCCCCCTTCCAGGTGTCCACCCGGCGGCGTGGCAACACAAGTTAGTTGCTGCGAATTATTAGTAGTTTTTTTGCTGCGAATATATAAATGTTCAATACATTAATTTGTTGCTCTTGGTAGTTAGTTGCTGCGAATTTATGTCTTGCGAATTTTCGATAATTTGTCTATTTATGCACTTTTTAGTCAAATTCTGTAAGTTGCAAAAATTAATCTGCAGTGATCTTATTTggttatgtaattttttttatatggatTTGTTTCACattgcatctttttttttttttttattcatatttttattctagATAACTTGAGATGGATCATCAATGGGTAAAGAATAGGAATCGAATTTCTTCAGAGTATATTGATGGAATAAAGGAGTTCATGCATGTTGCTAGACAAAGTTTGAATTTAGATGGATTAACCTTGTGCCCTTGCAACAACTGTTTGAATACAAGATTGCAAAGTATGGAAGACATTAAACTTCACTTGATTGATGTGGGAATTGATACTTCATACACACGATGGGTCTACCATGGTGAGGAAAAAACAGATGAGGATTTTGATGGGGTTTTTGCTAATGACGATGTTGGTTTAGAAGCAGGATTACATGATGCAGTCGGTAATCAATTTTTTGATATTGGGCCGACGGACGATTTAATCGAAAACCAACAACCAAATCATGAGAATAATGCTCGTTATGAGAAGTTATTTGAAGTTGTGCATAATCCTCTATATGAGGGATGTGGCGAGTCTGCGTTGACTTTTGTTGTGAAGCTAATGAATATTAAAGTGTTGAACAAGTGGAGTGATAAATCATTCGAGATGCTACTGAAATTATTGCACGAGGTATTGCCCCAAGATAATAATTGCCCCGATAGTTATTATAACACTAGGAAATTGCTTTGTGAAGTCGGATTAGGATACGATACTATTGACGTTTGTCAATATGATTGTGCCATCTTTTATGGAGAATACGAAAATGCTACAGTGTGTCCAGTTTGTAAAAGCGGTCGATACATACGTCATAAGATTCCACATAAAAGGTTGCGATACTTTCCTATCACGCCTCGTCTAAAGAGACTTTATGCTTCAAGGCACACGGCTAGAAATATGCGTTGGCATAAAGAAGTTCGTAAAGAAGAGCCCGGTGTCTTACGTCATCCTGCTGATGGGAAGGCATGGAAAAATTTTGATGAGTTATATCCTGATTTTGCTTCCGATTCAAGGAATGTAAGAATGGGCCTAGCTTCAGACGGGTTTAATCCGTTTAGCAATATGTCAACATCACATAGTATTTGGCCGGTTATTTTGATGCCTTATAATATGCCTCCATGGTGTACAATGCATAAGAGCAACTATCTCTTGACATTATTAATTCCGGGGCCAAAGTCTCCTGGCAAAGACTTTGATATTTTTCTAAGGCCGCTCGTGGATGAACTTAAAGCTTTGTGGCAAACTGGGGTTCAGACCTATGATGAATATTCTAAATCACAATTCACACTTCGTGCAGCCGTTATATGGACAATAAGTGACTTTCCAGCATATGCTTACTTATCTGGATGGAGCACGATGGGAAAATTAGCATGTCCAATATGTCTAGAGGACACTCGTTATAGAAGAATTCGTGGGAAACAATGTTATGCAGGTCACCGATCTTTTTTAGATGAGACACACACATGGCGAAGAAGCACAGAATATGACGGAAAAGCTGAAAGAAGAAGACCACCTCGTAAATTTTCCGGTGAGGATATTTTGTTACAATTAGACGGGTTACCTGCATTGACTCCTGGTAAAGCACCAAATAATGAAGACAGGAAGCGCAAACGAGGTGTGGATGAGTTGAATTGGACTAAAAAAAGTATCATGTTTGAACTGCCATATTGGTCGAAGTTGTTAATGCGTCACAACCTTGATGTCATGCACATAGAAAAGAATGTTTGCGACAATATCATTGGGACCTTGTTAAACGATCCTTATAAATCTAAGGATACGCCAAATGCACGCTTAGACTTGCAGGATCTCAACATTCGGAAGGAATTATGGCTGAGGAAGAGAAATGAAAAATTTGTTAAACCTCACGCAAATTACACGTTGAGTAAAGTAGAGTGTGTgaagttttgtgattttattaaGTCTATTCGTCTACCAGATGGGTATGCATCAAACATTAGTCGATGCGTGATGAGTTCCAACACACTTGGGGGAATGAAAACTCATGATTGCCATGTGTTGCTCCAAAAAATACTACCGGCAGCCATTCTTCCGTTCTTAGAAAAGAAAATACGCGTCGCGCTTATTGAGGTATCTCAGTTCTTTCAAAAGTTATGTGCTAAGACATTATACGTTAGTGAGCTTGAGGATATGAAGAATGGGATTGTTATCTTATTGTGTAAACTTGAAAAGATATTTCCACCGGCATTTTTCACTATTATGGTCCATTTATGTGTCCATTTACCGGAGCAAGCATTGTTAGGAGGACCGGTCAACATGAGATGGATGTTTGGGATTGAACGTCGTATGGGTACATATAAAGGATATGTTCGTAATTTTGCACGCCCTGATGGATCTATCTCTGAAGCATATATTGTTGATGAGGCGATTACATTTCTGTCTCGTTATTTACTTAATACTGAGACAAGATTTACTCGTTTAGAACGAAATTGGGATATATCTATTGCAAAATACTCAATGGAGATATTTAACAACCAAATTCGCACATTGGGAGCACCTACTTTTGAACTTTTGAAGGATTATCGCAATACAGCGCACTGGTATATTCTAAATAACTGCGGAGATACAGTCGACATTTTCATAAAGTGAGTACTATATATTAcactatttttttgaattttttgtaGGGGTAtgaatttcacttttttttttttttaatttg
It contains:
- the LOC130992830 gene encoding uncharacterized protein LOC130992830 isoform X9, producing the protein MAGRRGGLRATRRHGSDPNSTSSALRSDSSATVVPHAGTETQVHGSPSNRRTRSSRVRGQTSARASRVRGQTSGLGARQALKHAKNRFNVQFRFGARAAVCANTSKFNNEIGKILRTDCSLHYDEWRDVPESVRAPLREKLLTLFDIDVEDQNVIHVINRQMQRSWRSYRYTLHKKFKEIGGDEDPIKAKSIGHKGVKKEDWDYLCDLWASESYKERAKKNAISRSKRKWESRNGSKSTLRHHIERGVELDAPTGQIETWRICNWQSDKGWSSPELEAKYEDMMQLRRDNPPDEMTDKEIIEKVLGRQSVRLNGWGRSPSKSRGECSQGSIRPSYEQLRDELDENREHVKTLEDRIRMLEERLENNSAHNSSIRRAPSDHASAPSNMNASPASDDGYDSDDIC
- the LOC130992830 gene encoding uncharacterized protein LOC130992830 isoform X5; this encodes MAGRRGGLRATRRHGSDPNSTSSALRSDSSATVVPHAAQSQDRTENNIGTETQVHGSPSNRRTRSSRVRGQTSARASRVRGQTSGLGARQALKHAKNRFNVQFRFGARAAVCANTSKFNNEIGKILRTDCSLHYDEWRDVPESVRAPLREKLLTLFDIDVEDQNVIHVINRQMQRSWRSYRYTLHKKFKEIGGDEDPIKAKSIGHKGVKKEDWDYLCDLWASESYKERAKKNAISRSKRKWESRNGSKSTLRHHIERGVELDAPTGQIETWRICNWQSDKGWSSPELEAKYEDMMQLRRDNPPDEMTDKEIIEKVLGRQSVRLNGWGRSPSKSRGECSQGSIRPSYEQLRDELDENREHVKTLEDRIRMLEERLENNSAHNSSIRRAPSDHASAPSNMNASPASDDGYDSDDIC
- the LOC130992830 gene encoding uncharacterized protein LOC130992830 isoform X4, producing MVNMAGRRGGLRATRRHGSDPNSTSSALRSDSSATVVPHAAQSQDRTENNIGTETQVHGSPSNRRTRSSRVRGQTSARASRVRGQTSGLGARQALKHAKNRFNVQFRFGARAAVCANTSKFNNEIGKILRTDCSLHYDEWRDVPESVRAPLREKLLTLFDIDVEDQNVIHVINRQMQRSWRSYRYTLHKKFKEIGGDEDPIKAKSIGHKGVKKEDWDYLCDLWASESYKERAKKNAISRSKRKWESRNGSKSTLRHHIERGVELDAPTGQIETWRICNWQSDKGWSSPELEAKYEDMMQLRRDNPPDEMTDKEIIEKVLGRQSVRLNGWGRSPSKSRGECSQGSIRPSYEQLRDELDENREHVKTLEDRIRMLEERLENNSAHNSSIRRAPSDHASAPSNMNASPASDDGYDSDDIC
- the LOC130992830 gene encoding uncharacterized protein LOC130992830 isoform X7, producing the protein MVNMAGRRGGLRATRRHGSDPNSTSSALRSDSSATVVPHAGTETQVHGSPSNRRTRSSRVRGQTSARASRVRGQTSGLGARQALKHAKNRFNVQFRFGARAAVCANTSKFNNEIGKILRTDCSLHYDEWRDVPESVRAPLREKLLTLFDIDVEDQNVIHVINRQMQRSWRSYRYTLHKKFKEIGGDEDPIKAKSIGHKGVKKEDWDYLCDLWASESYKERAKKNAISRSKRKWESRNGSKSTLRHHIERGVELDAPTGQIETWRICNWQSDKGWSSPELEAKYEDMMQLRRDNPPDEMTDKEIIEKVLGRQSVRLNGWGRSPSKSRGECSQGSIRPSYEQLRDELDENREHVKTLEDRIRMLEERLENNSAHNSSIRRAPSDHASAPSNMNASPASDDGYDSDDIC
- the LOC130992830 gene encoding uncharacterized protein LOC130992830 isoform X1, whose product is MEVLCVLCLLSVALLDNIVKKLKNPNTRVTRDCTVNMAGRRGGLRATRRHGSDPNSTSSALRSDSSATVVPHAAQSQDRTENNIGTETQVHGSPSNRRTRSSRVRGQTSARASRVRGQTSGLGARQALKHAKNRFNVQFRFGARAAVCANTSKFNNEIGKILRTDCSLHYDEWRDVPESVRAPLREKLLTLFDIDVEDQNVIHVINRQMQRSWRSYRYTLHKKFKEIGGDEDPIKAKSIGHKGVKKEDWDYLCDLWASESYKERAKKNAISRSKRKWESRNGSKSTLRHHIERGVELDAPTGQIETWRICNWQSDKGWSSPELEAKYEDMMQLRRDNPPDEMTDKEIIEKVLGRQSVRLNGWGRSPSKSRGECSQGSIRPSYEQLRDELDENREHVKTLEDRIRMLEERLENNSAHNSSIRRAPSDHASAPSNMNASPASDDGYDSDDIC
- the LOC130992830 gene encoding uncharacterized protein LOC130992830 isoform X3 gives rise to the protein MEVLCVLCLLSVALLDNIVKKLKNPNTRVTRDCTVNMAGRRGGLRATRRHGSDPNSTSSALRSDSSATVVPHAGTETQVHGSPSNRRTRSSRVRGQTSARASRVRGQTSGLGARQALKHAKNRFNVQFRFGARAAVCANTSKFNNEIGKILRTDCSLHYDEWRDVPESVRAPLREKLLTLFDIDVEDQNVIHVINRQMQRSWRSYRYTLHKKFKEIGGDEDPIKAKSIGHKGVKKEDWDYLCDLWASESYKERAKKNAISRSKRKWESRNGSKSTLRHHIERGVELDAPTGQIETWRICNWQSDKGWSSPELEAKYEDMMQLRRDNPPDEMTDKEIIEKVLGRQSVRLNGWGRSPSKSRGECSQGSIRPSYEQLRDELDENREHVKTLEDRIRMLEERLENNSAHNSSIRRAPSDHASAPSNMNASPASDDGYDSDDIC
- the LOC130992830 gene encoding uncharacterized protein LOC130992830 isoform X8, with protein sequence MAGRRGGLRATRRHGSDPNSTSSALRSAQSQDRTENNIGTETQVHGSPSNRRTRSSRVRGQTSARASRVRGQTSGLGARQALKHAKNRFNVQFRFGARAAVCANTSKFNNEIGKILRTDCSLHYDEWRDVPESVRAPLREKLLTLFDIDVEDQNVIHVINRQMQRSWRSYRYTLHKKFKEIGGDEDPIKAKSIGHKGVKKEDWDYLCDLWASESYKERAKKNAISRSKRKWESRNGSKSTLRHHIERGVELDAPTGQIETWRICNWQSDKGWSSPELEAKYEDMMQLRRDNPPDEMTDKEIIEKVLGRQSVRLNGWGRSPSKSRGECSQGSIRPSYEQLRDELDENREHVKTLEDRIRMLEERLENNSAHNSSIRRAPSDHASAPSNMNASPASDDGYDSDDIC
- the LOC130992830 gene encoding uncharacterized protein LOC130992830 isoform X6 is translated as MVNMAGRRGGLRATRRHGSDPNSTSSALRSAQSQDRTENNIGTETQVHGSPSNRRTRSSRVRGQTSARASRVRGQTSGLGARQALKHAKNRFNVQFRFGARAAVCANTSKFNNEIGKILRTDCSLHYDEWRDVPESVRAPLREKLLTLFDIDVEDQNVIHVINRQMQRSWRSYRYTLHKKFKEIGGDEDPIKAKSIGHKGVKKEDWDYLCDLWASESYKERAKKNAISRSKRKWESRNGSKSTLRHHIERGVELDAPTGQIETWRICNWQSDKGWSSPELEAKYEDMMQLRRDNPPDEMTDKEIIEKVLGRQSVRLNGWGRSPSKSRGECSQGSIRPSYEQLRDELDENREHVKTLEDRIRMLEERLENNSAHNSSIRRAPSDHASAPSNMNASPASDDGYDSDDIC
- the LOC130992830 gene encoding uncharacterized protein LOC130992830 isoform X2, producing the protein MEVLCVLCLLSVALLDNIVKKLKNPNTRVTRDCTVNMAGRRGGLRATRRHGSDPNSTSSALRSAQSQDRTENNIGTETQVHGSPSNRRTRSSRVRGQTSARASRVRGQTSGLGARQALKHAKNRFNVQFRFGARAAVCANTSKFNNEIGKILRTDCSLHYDEWRDVPESVRAPLREKLLTLFDIDVEDQNVIHVINRQMQRSWRSYRYTLHKKFKEIGGDEDPIKAKSIGHKGVKKEDWDYLCDLWASESYKERAKKNAISRSKRKWESRNGSKSTLRHHIERGVELDAPTGQIETWRICNWQSDKGWSSPELEAKYEDMMQLRRDNPPDEMTDKEIIEKVLGRQSVRLNGWGRSPSKSRGECSQGSIRPSYEQLRDELDENREHVKTLEDRIRMLEERLENNSAHNSSIRRAPSDHASAPSNMNASPASDDGYDSDDIC
- the LOC130992829 gene encoding uncharacterized protein LOC130992829 — protein: MDHQWVKNRNRISSEYIDGIKEFMHVARQSLNLDGLTLCPCNNCLNTRLQSMEDIKLHLIDVGIDTSYTRWVYHGEEKTDEDFDGVFANDDVGLEAGLHDAVGNQFFDIGPTDDLIENQQPNHENNARYEKLFEVVHNPLYEGCGESALTFVVKLMNIKVLNKWSDKSFEMLLKLLHEVLPQDNNCPDSYYNTRKLLCEVGLGYDTIDVCQYDCAIFYGEYENATVCPVCKSGRYIRHKIPHKRLRYFPITPRLKRLYASRHTARNMRWHKEVRKEEPGVLRHPADGKAWKNFDELYPDFASDSRNVRMGLASDGFNPFSNMSTSHSIWPVILMPYNMPPWCTMHKSNYLLTLLIPGPKSPGKDFDIFLRPLVDELKALWQTGVQTYDEYSKSQFTLRAAVIWTISDFPAYAYLSGWSTMGKLACPICLEDTRYRRIRGKQCYAGHRSFLDETHTWRRSTEYDGKAERRRPPRKFSGEDILLQLDGLPALTPGKAPNNEDRKRKRGVDELNWTKKSIMFELPYWSKLLMRHNLDVMHIEKNVCDNIIGTLLNDPYKSKDTPNARLDLQDLNIRKELWLRKRNEKFVKPHANYTLSKVECVKFCDFIKSIRLPDGYASNISRCVMSSNTLGGMKTHDCHVLLQKILPAAILPFLEKKIRVALIEVSQFFQKLCAKTLYVSELEDMKNGIVILLCKLEKIFPPAFFTIMVHLCVHLPEQALLGGPVNMRWMFGIERRMGTYKGYVRNFARPDGSISEAYIVDEAITFLSRYLLNTETRFTRLERNWDISIAKYSMEIFNNQIRTLGAPTFELLKDYRNTAHWYILNNCGDTVDIFINEHKEILRSKNIREEDVDGIQKNEFPTWFKEKMSVLRVNNDPRATDDLYSLSQWPDDRYRSWFSCIVNGVRFRCKIRDDKFKTQCSGVSTWGDGGVDDIIYYGVLIEILELDYINQRKVFLFRCKWYNSDPMGKRIVVDHNLTSIDVTSEWYKDEPFILATQAQQVFYLQDLSRGKNWMVVQKVNHRNIFDIVEREEGEEEPITNEVFQEDDSSELPHFHPTEDVVETSSLVREDIDPITIPDGLMTSLHVGDYDQIGEDTDENSGDERFIVNDESILESDVNENSNDSDFQSDDDLDST